Below is a genomic region from Catenuloplanes atrovinosus.
AGCCGCGCGACCAGGCTGCGGTGCAGCGGGACGCGCGTCACCGTGACCCGTCCGTGAGCTTGTAGCCGATGCCGTAGACGGTCAGCAGGTAGGCCGGGCGGCGCGGATTGGGCTCGATCTTGCGGCGCAACCTCATGACGTGCATGTCGACGGTACGGTCGGTGGCCGCGGCCTCGAAGCCACGGGCCCGCTCCAGCAGCTGCGCGCGGGTGAACACCCGGTCCGGCGCGGCGGCCATCGCGGCCAGGATCTCGAACTCACCGGGCGTACAGTCCACCCGGCGCCCGCCGCTGGTCACGTGCCGGCCCCGGACGTCGACCACGATCTCGCCGACCCGCAGCTCGGCGTCCGGCTCGGCCGGCGCCCACTGGCTGCGGCGCAGCATCGTGCGGACCCGCGCCATCAACTCCCGCGGGTTGTAGGGCTTGATCAGGTAGTCGTCCGCCCCCGCGTCCAGTCC
It encodes:
- a CDS encoding response regulator transcription factor encodes the protein MRAHVLVAEDDARQAEVVRRYLEAGGYRASVVHGGRDAIDQVRQARPDLVILDVMMPQLNGVEVCRVLRRESNVPVLMLTARRDEDNLLRGLDAGADDYLIKPYNPRELMARVRTMLRRSQWAPAEPDAELRVGEIVVDVRGRHVTSGGRRVDCTPGEFEILAAMAAAPDRVFTRAQLLERARGFEAAATDRTVDMHVMRLRRKIEPNPRRPAYLLTVYGIGYKLTDGSR